A window of Streptomyces sp. SAI-127 contains these coding sequences:
- a CDS encoding VWA domain-containing protein, whose protein sequence is MDRYGTRRLRAALLALTAAGGLLLTGCGAGGSGDDSSTDRANGATAVPAPEYSRGSGEPDDESRDTAPDHLSTFALDVDTASYGYARRTLADGQRPEPSTIRPEEFVNSFRQDYERPDGNGFTVTVDGARTDERNWSLVRVGLATRNADGQSGERPPAALTFVIDISGSMSEPGRLDLAQESLGVMTDRLRDDDSVAIVTFSDRAETVLPMTRLDGNRDKIHDAIDGLEPTFSTNLGAGVETGYATAVKGLREGATNRVVLVSDALANDGDTDPDTILDRIDGARREHGITLFGVGVGSDYGDALMERLADKGDGHTTYVSDEKDAREVFCEQLPQNIDLTARDAKAQVAFDPETVTDFRLVGYDNRRVADDDFRDDRVDGGEVGPGHTVTALYAVRTRPGADGHLATATVRWQDPETRTPHEESGQLESDTLADSLGSARPRLQVTAVAAYFADALRRGDDPWSPLPGAPRLSELADRADTLADITEDRAVRQLADTIRQAKHLE, encoded by the coding sequence ATGGACCGGTACGGGACACGGCGGCTGCGGGCCGCTCTCCTCGCACTCACCGCGGCGGGCGGCCTGCTCCTCACGGGATGCGGGGCGGGCGGCTCGGGCGACGACAGCAGCACGGACCGGGCGAACGGCGCGACCGCCGTCCCGGCCCCCGAGTACAGCCGGGGGAGCGGCGAACCGGACGACGAGTCCCGCGACACCGCCCCCGACCACCTCTCCACCTTCGCCCTCGACGTCGACACCGCGTCCTACGGTTACGCCCGCCGCACCCTCGCCGACGGACAGCGCCCCGAACCCTCGACGATCCGCCCCGAGGAGTTCGTCAACAGCTTCCGCCAGGACTACGAGCGTCCCGACGGCAACGGCTTCACGGTGACCGTCGACGGCGCCCGCACCGACGAAAGGAACTGGTCCCTGGTCCGCGTGGGCCTGGCCACCCGGAACGCGGACGGGCAGAGCGGCGAACGCCCGCCGGCCGCCCTCACCTTCGTCATCGACATCTCCGGCTCCATGTCCGAACCCGGCCGACTCGACCTCGCCCAGGAGTCCCTCGGCGTGATGACGGACCGGCTGCGCGACGACGACTCGGTGGCGATCGTCACCTTCAGCGACAGGGCCGAGACCGTCCTGCCGATGACCCGCCTCGACGGCAACCGCGACAAGATCCACGACGCGATCGACGGCCTGGAGCCCACCTTCTCCACCAACCTCGGCGCGGGCGTCGAGACCGGCTACGCCACCGCCGTCAAGGGCCTGCGTGAGGGCGCCACCAACCGGGTCGTCCTGGTCTCCGACGCCCTCGCCAACGACGGCGACACCGACCCCGACACCATCCTCGACCGCATCGACGGCGCCCGCCGCGAACACGGCATCACCCTCTTCGGCGTCGGAGTGGGCAGCGACTACGGCGACGCCCTGATGGAACGCCTCGCCGACAAGGGCGACGGCCACACCACGTACGTCTCGGACGAGAAGGACGCCCGCGAGGTCTTCTGCGAGCAGCTCCCGCAGAACATCGACCTCACCGCCCGCGACGCCAAGGCCCAGGTCGCTTTCGACCCGGAGACGGTCACCGACTTCCGGCTCGTCGGCTACGACAACCGCCGCGTCGCCGACGACGACTTCCGCGACGACCGCGTCGACGGCGGCGAGGTCGGCCCCGGTCACACCGTCACCGCCCTCTACGCCGTCCGCACCCGACCGGGCGCGGACGGCCACCTCGCCACCGCCACCGTCCGCTGGCAGGACCCCGAGACCCGCACCCCGCACGAGGAGTCGGGCCAGCTGGAGTCGGACACCCTCGCCGACTCCCTGGGCAGCGCGCGCCCGCGCCTCCAGGTCACCGCGGTGGCCGCCTACTTCGCCGACGCCCTCCGCCGGGGCGACGACCCCTGGAGCCCCCTGCCGGGAGCTCCACGCCTGAGCGAACTGGCCGACCGGGCGGACACGTTGGCGGACATCACGGAGGACCGGGCGGTACGACAGCTCGCTGACACCATCCGGCAGGCGAAGCACCTCGAGTGA
- a CDS encoding chaplin: MKRAIRNSVIAVAVASGAMAVAGPVQADSTADSSAEGSPGVLSGNNVQLPVHVPVNVCGNTLNVVGLLNPAMGNRCANEDGEHGGDKKSAAPGGAAAEGSAHDSPGVVSGNNVQLPVDLPVNLTGNSANLVGIGNPAFGNESVNGPVDRPNETEDRSVPSTPRVPHQPSHRAKGHQAPDGSPAVVQQEAVAALAETGADDLWVPSVASLALLSAGAVLYRRSRPSAGARQG; the protein is encoded by the coding sequence ATGAAACGGGCTATCCGAAACAGTGTGATCGCCGTCGCCGTCGCCTCTGGTGCGATGGCAGTCGCGGGGCCAGTGCAGGCCGACTCCACCGCTGACAGCTCCGCAGAGGGCTCGCCCGGGGTGCTCTCCGGCAACAACGTCCAGTTGCCCGTGCACGTCCCGGTGAACGTGTGCGGCAACACCCTGAACGTGGTCGGGCTCCTCAACCCCGCCATGGGCAACCGCTGCGCCAACGAGGACGGCGAACACGGGGGCGACAAGAAGTCCGCGGCTCCGGGCGGGGCCGCGGCCGAGGGCAGCGCCCACGACTCGCCGGGTGTCGTCTCCGGCAACAACGTCCAGCTTCCGGTTGATCTGCCCGTGAACCTCACCGGCAACAGCGCGAACCTGGTGGGTATCGGCAATCCCGCCTTCGGCAACGAGTCGGTCAACGGCCCGGTCGACCGTCCCAACGAGACCGAGGACCGGTCCGTACCGTCCACGCCGCGGGTCCCTCACCAGCCGTCGCACCGGGCCAAGGGGCACCAGGCGCCGGACGGGTCCCCCGCCGTCGTACAGCAGGAAGCGGTGGCCGCGCTCGCGGAGACCGGAGCGGACGACCTCTGGGTGCCGAGCGTGGCGAGCCTGGCCCTCCTGAGCGCCGGCGCGGTGCTGTACCGGCGCTCTCGTCCGAGCGCGGGCGCCCGCCAGGGGTGA
- a CDS encoding condensation domain-containing protein yields MRISDMQRCEARPGQLVEWTVSAATVAAAAVLPPDPRPPAYIQESHVRTARSVREDGLFVPTWLGAAFDLPGRVDLGALEGALRDWTLRHETLRSGFRWAGDDMQRFTLDARDVSLQREVVGDFTDPEALVSYLQGRFDIAADALGWPNLMYAAVVREDSVSVYMAFDHTNVDAYSLQRIPEEISELYMAGVTGRPVVGTPVGSYVDFCEQERANADGIDDTHAIVARWREFVGRCDGRLPEFPVDLGVQPGGVLPAQKLLCEPLVDASAAAAFEEYCRPYGGSLVGILAATSLIVHELGGQPVYRTVVPFHTRLKSAWSDSVGWYVGGAPIEVPAARDFEGALVAVRAELRANRSLARIPLARVLRLLGTDFRPTSPDMYSMVSYVDARLIPGSARWAEQRAYGLIRVSYGDQVCAWVNRLHEGLWFACRYPDTEVARKNVRRYAEGLRDVIVSVPAHGRLRVAEPVFT; encoded by the coding sequence GTGCGAATTTCTGACATGCAGCGCTGCGAGGCCCGGCCGGGACAGCTCGTCGAGTGGACGGTCAGTGCGGCGACCGTCGCGGCTGCGGCGGTGCTGCCACCGGATCCGCGGCCGCCGGCGTACATCCAGGAGTCGCACGTCAGGACAGCGCGGTCGGTGCGTGAGGACGGTCTGTTCGTGCCGACATGGCTCGGAGCGGCCTTCGACCTGCCGGGCCGTGTGGACCTCGGTGCGCTGGAAGGGGCTCTGCGGGACTGGACTCTGCGGCACGAGACGCTGCGCAGCGGATTCAGGTGGGCCGGGGACGACATGCAGCGCTTCACGCTCGACGCGAGGGACGTGTCGCTGCAACGTGAGGTGGTCGGTGACTTCACCGACCCGGAGGCACTGGTCAGTTACCTCCAGGGCCGGTTCGACATCGCGGCGGACGCACTGGGTTGGCCGAATCTCATGTACGCGGCGGTCGTTCGCGAGGACTCCGTCAGTGTGTACATGGCCTTCGACCACACCAATGTCGACGCCTACTCCCTGCAGCGCATCCCGGAGGAGATCAGCGAGCTGTACATGGCCGGCGTCACGGGACGGCCCGTCGTCGGTACGCCGGTGGGAAGTTACGTCGACTTCTGCGAGCAGGAGCGGGCGAACGCGGACGGGATCGACGACACCCACGCGATCGTCGCGCGCTGGCGGGAGTTCGTGGGCCGGTGCGACGGAAGGCTCCCGGAGTTCCCCGTCGACCTCGGTGTGCAGCCCGGTGGGGTGCTGCCCGCCCAGAAGCTGCTGTGCGAGCCGCTCGTCGACGCGAGCGCCGCCGCCGCGTTCGAGGAGTACTGCCGTCCCTACGGCGGCAGCCTGGTGGGCATCCTGGCGGCGACCAGCCTCATCGTCCACGAACTCGGCGGACAGCCGGTCTACCGCACGGTCGTGCCGTTCCACACCCGGCTGAAGTCGGCGTGGTCGGATTCCGTGGGCTGGTATGTCGGCGGCGCCCCGATCGAGGTGCCCGCGGCCCGGGACTTCGAGGGAGCACTCGTCGCGGTCCGCGCCGAGTTGCGGGCCAACCGTTCGCTGGCGCGCATTCCGCTGGCCCGTGTACTGCGTCTGCTCGGCACGGACTTCCGTCCGACGTCACCCGACATGTACTCGATGGTCTCGTACGTTGACGCCCGCCTCATTCCCGGCTCGGCCCGCTGGGCGGAGCAGAGGGCGTACGGGCTGATCCGGGTGTCGTACGGCGACCAGGTGTGCGCCTGGGTCAACCGGCTGCACGAGGGCCTGTGGTTCGCCTGTCGCTACCCGGACACCGAGGTCGCCCGCAAGAACGTGCGGCGGTACGCCGAAGGACTGCGGGATGTGATCGTCTCCGTGCCCGCACATGGTCGCCTGCGGGTCGCAGAGCCGGTGTTCACCTGA
- a CDS encoding rodlin translates to MIKKFVATAAVAASALGASAAAAPQALAVGNDQGPSVTNGNAGWQAFGNSTTYGKMSPQIALIQGSFNKPCVAVNDIPASVNGAIGGAIQDVPILSDHMQQQCAENSSNVKRDGALAHLLEDVSVLSQNGEG, encoded by the coding sequence GTGATCAAGAAGTTTGTCGCCACTGCGGCTGTCGCCGCTTCCGCCTTGGGCGCCTCCGCTGCCGCGGCACCGCAGGCACTGGCGGTCGGGAACGACCAGGGCCCGAGCGTCACGAACGGCAACGCGGGATGGCAGGCCTTCGGCAACTCGACCACGTACGGGAAGATGAGCCCGCAGATCGCTCTCATCCAGGGCTCTTTCAACAAGCCGTGCGTCGCCGTGAACGACATTCCGGCCTCGGTCAACGGGGCCATCGGTGGCGCGATCCAGGACGTTCCGATCCTGTCCGACCACATGCAGCAGCAGTGCGCCGAGAACTCCTCGAACGTCAAGCGCGACGGCGCGCTGGCGCACCTGCTGGAGGACGTGTCGGTCCTGTCCCAGAACGGCGAGGGCTGA
- a CDS encoding rodlin: protein MLKKAMVAAAAAASVIGMSVAAAPQALAIGDDKGPTVANGNGTSSKFGNSVTKGTMSPQLSLVQGSLNKPCLGVQDTDVAVDGFIGGAIQDIPVLSDHLQQQCTENSTNSKRDGALSHVLEDVSVLSANSEK, encoded by the coding sequence GTGCTCAAGAAGGCAATGGTCGCCGCGGCGGCTGCCGCTTCTGTCATTGGCATGTCGGTGGCGGCCGCGCCCCAGGCGCTTGCCATCGGCGACGACAAGGGACCGACCGTGGCCAACGGCAACGGCACCTCGTCGAAGTTCGGCAACTCGGTGACCAAGGGCACTATGAGCCCGCAGCTCTCGCTGGTGCAGGGCTCGCTCAACAAGCCCTGCCTGGGCGTCCAGGACACCGACGTCGCGGTCGACGGGTTCATCGGCGGCGCCATCCAGGACATCCCCGTTCTCTCGGACCACCTGCAGCAGCAGTGCACCGAGAACTCCACGAACAGCAAGCGGGACGGCGCGCTCTCGCACGTCCTGGAGGACGTGTCGGTCCTGTCGGCGAACAGCGAGAAGTGA
- a CDS encoding chaplin, with product MTAEKGKFMKKTAAVVAGVIMALGAATPAFADAEAQGVAAGSGGFLSGNVVQVPIHAAINVCGNSVNVGGILNPAFGNVCVNG from the coding sequence ATGACCGCAGAGAAGGGAAAGTTCATGAAGAAGACCGCTGCTGTCGTTGCGGGCGTGATCATGGCTCTGGGTGCGGCTACTCCGGCCTTTGCTGACGCGGAGGCCCAGGGTGTCGCCGCAGGTTCCGGAGGATTCCTCTCCGGCAACGTGGTCCAGGTTCCCATTCACGCGGCCATCAATGTGTGTGGCAATTCCGTGAACGTTGGCGGGATCTTGAACCCGGCGTTCGGCAATGTGTGCGTGAACGGCTGA
- a CDS encoding chaplin: MRQTLSRGMFAAAAATSVLSLCGSPALADSQANGTAVDSPGVVSGNDVQVPVDVPLNLCGNTVDVIAALNPVFGNACAARDEDGKDDSAYGSGHDHDEDAQGGTEGSPGAGSGNDVRVPVEVPLNVCGDSVGLATLLDPVFGNACAEDTSDGYGDTPATTPPSTPPPGGKSTPPPADRDHVPPSYPGDDRPALAETGSEALMGASAASAALIAAGAVLYRRSRAASRR, translated from the coding sequence GTGCGACAGACCCTGAGCAGGGGAATGTTCGCGGCCGCTGCCGCGACGAGCGTTCTGTCCCTGTGCGGCAGTCCCGCCCTGGCGGATTCGCAGGCGAACGGGACCGCCGTGGACTCGCCGGGTGTGGTGTCCGGCAACGACGTGCAGGTCCCGGTCGACGTGCCGTTGAACCTGTGCGGCAACACGGTCGACGTGATCGCCGCACTCAACCCCGTTTTCGGCAACGCCTGCGCGGCGCGGGACGAGGACGGCAAGGACGACTCCGCATACGGCTCGGGTCATGACCACGATGAGGACGCGCAGGGCGGGACCGAGGGTTCGCCCGGCGCCGGCTCAGGCAACGATGTGCGGGTCCCGGTCGAGGTGCCGCTGAACGTGTGCGGCGACAGCGTCGGCCTGGCCACCCTACTCGACCCCGTCTTCGGCAACGCCTGCGCCGAGGACACCTCGGACGGATACGGCGACACCCCTGCGACGACTCCTCCGTCCACCCCGCCGCCCGGCGGGAAGAGCACGCCTCCCCCCGCCGACCGCGACCACGTGCCCCCCTCGTACCCCGGAGACGACCGGCCCGCTCTGGCGGAGACCGGCAGCGAGGCCCTGATGGGGGCATCGGCCGCGAGCGCCGCACTGATCGCGGCCGGAGCCGTCCTGTACCGGCGAAGCCGAGCAGCGTCCCGTCGATGA
- a CDS encoding NAD(P)-binding domain-containing protein yields the protein MYDLLVVGAGPYGLSIASHAAAAGLRLRVFGRPMASWRDHMPRGMFLKSEPWASNLSDPAGRLRLDAYCAGQGVAAEHGEPIPVEMFAAYGQWFARNAVPEVDERTITRIAPCPGGFEAVTEDGETLHARTVALAVGVMPFVELPTALRTLPDSLVSHSSHHDDLARFRDRDVTVIGGGQAALETAALLAEQGTRVRVLARADQLQWNDVPPPWQRPWWQRARAPHSGLGPGWRNWFYSERPGLFYRLPEARRTRICATALGPAGAWWLRDRIEPVVEVQLGHEVAAARPVRGGVRLDVVSGGGGSQPSGSRRALRSLETEHVIAATGFRATGERLRLLSDELRGSLATVADGAPQVGRDFESSCPGLFLAGLVTASGFGPAMRFVHGATFTASTLVGGVRRHLRTGTPGGTIPAPSSRGQRGAAPAVRP from the coding sequence ATGTACGACCTCCTGGTGGTGGGCGCGGGCCCGTACGGTCTGTCCATCGCGTCCCATGCCGCAGCCGCCGGACTGCGGCTACGGGTGTTCGGCCGCCCCATGGCCTCGTGGCGTGACCACATGCCGCGAGGGATGTTCCTCAAGTCGGAGCCGTGGGCGTCCAACCTGTCGGACCCGGCGGGCCGTCTGCGGCTGGACGCGTACTGCGCGGGCCAGGGCGTGGCAGCCGAGCACGGGGAGCCGATCCCGGTGGAGATGTTCGCCGCGTACGGCCAGTGGTTCGCCCGGAACGCGGTACCGGAGGTGGACGAGCGCACGATCACGCGGATCGCCCCCTGCCCGGGCGGCTTCGAGGCGGTCACCGAGGACGGCGAGACCCTGCACGCCCGCACGGTCGCACTGGCGGTCGGTGTGATGCCCTTCGTGGAGCTGCCGACCGCCCTGCGCACGCTGCCCGACTCCCTGGTGTCGCACAGCAGCCATCACGACGACCTCGCCCGCTTCCGCGACCGGGACGTCACCGTGATCGGCGGCGGCCAGGCGGCCCTGGAGACGGCGGCCCTCCTCGCCGAACAGGGCACACGGGTACGGGTCCTGGCGCGCGCCGACCAGTTGCAGTGGAACGACGTGCCGCCGCCCTGGCAACGCCCCTGGTGGCAGAGGGCGCGCGCCCCTCACAGCGGCCTCGGCCCCGGCTGGCGCAACTGGTTCTACTCCGAACGCCCGGGCCTCTTCTACCGGCTTCCCGAGGCGAGGCGGACGCGGATCTGCGCCACGGCGCTGGGGCCGGCCGGAGCCTGGTGGCTGCGGGACCGGATCGAGCCGGTGGTCGAGGTGCAGCTCGGCCACGAGGTGGCGGCGGCCCGTCCGGTGCGTGGCGGGGTGCGGCTGGATGTCGTGAGCGGCGGGGGCGGATCGCAACCGTCGGGGTCGCGGCGGGCCCTGCGCTCCCTGGAGACCGAGCATGTCATCGCCGCCACGGGCTTCCGCGCGACGGGAGAGCGGCTGCGGCTGCTCTCCGACGAACTGCGCGGCTCCCTGGCGACGGTGGCCGACGGCGCGCCGCAGGTCGGGCGGGACTTCGAGTCCTCTTGTCCGGGGCTGTTCCTCGCTGGCCTGGTGACGGCGTCCGGCTTCGGCCCGGCCATGCGCTTCGTGCACGGGGCGACCTTCACGGCGAGCACGCTCGTCGGCGGAGTGCGTCGTCACCTGCGCACGGGCACACCCGGCGGAACGATCCCGGCGCCCAGCAGCCGGGGACAGCGCGGGGCGGCGCCCGCCGTGCGGCCCTGA
- a CDS encoding ATP-grasp domain-containing protein has translation MSPFDSRVPAVLLRIDPNPFHHGTLGAVRSLGRAGVEVHLVADCAGSPVRASRFVRQLHPAPPPGASPADIAVVLRQVAARIDSPAVLIPMDDASAVAVGRLREELAPSYLLPQQPPALPERVADKAELAAVCAAADIPHPETVIPSGAGEAAAAAWRLGLPVVAKWSRPWLLPTTGGLRSTVVVRSPQEAHELYLRTEEAGSRLLLQAFLPSGPDRDWFFHGYAARTGAVIGGGPGVKERSWPRAAGLTAVGRWRPNPDVQALAERLTGALGYRGILDLDFRRCGTTGAYHLLDFNPRPGAQFRLFADSADLDVVRALHLDLTHRPLPDGSPLPGRAFVVENYSPLTLLRPAPDGRELAWHAEDDRAPGREMRGLWARHVSRRVRERLRRPAGAGTGRLVGATVSVPPPSPATPYRSPALANALPDEVSDDKKVSSC, from the coding sequence GTGTCGCCGTTCGACAGCCGGGTCCCCGCAGTACTGCTGCGGATCGACCCGAATCCCTTTCACCACGGAACGCTCGGTGCCGTGCGTTCACTGGGCCGGGCGGGTGTGGAGGTGCACCTGGTCGCCGACTGCGCGGGAAGCCCGGTCCGCGCGTCCCGTTTCGTACGGCAGTTGCACCCCGCGCCGCCGCCCGGCGCGTCCCCCGCCGACATCGCTGTCGTACTGCGTCAGGTGGCCGCCCGGATCGACAGCCCCGCCGTCCTGATCCCGATGGACGACGCGAGCGCGGTCGCGGTCGGCCGGCTGCGCGAGGAGCTGGCCCCCTCCTACCTCCTGCCGCAGCAGCCCCCGGCGCTGCCCGAGCGGGTGGCCGACAAGGCCGAACTGGCGGCGGTGTGCGCGGCCGCGGACATCCCGCATCCGGAGACGGTGATCCCGTCCGGCGCCGGCGAGGCCGCCGCCGCGGCCTGGCGGCTGGGCCTTCCGGTGGTGGCGAAGTGGAGCCGCCCCTGGCTGCTGCCGACGACCGGCGGGCTGCGCAGCACGGTCGTGGTGCGCAGCCCGCAGGAGGCGCACGAGCTGTACCTGCGCACCGAGGAGGCGGGCAGCCGGCTGCTGTTGCAGGCGTTCCTGCCCTCGGGCCCGGACCGCGACTGGTTCTTCCACGGGTACGCCGCCCGCACGGGCGCGGTGATCGGCGGCGGCCCCGGTGTGAAGGAACGGTCCTGGCCGCGCGCGGCGGGCCTGACCGCGGTGGGGCGCTGGCGGCCGAACCCGGACGTGCAGGCGCTCGCCGAGCGGCTCACCGGCGCACTGGGCTACCGCGGAATCCTCGATCTCGACTTCCGCCGCTGCGGCACGACCGGCGCCTACCACCTACTCGACTTCAACCCGCGCCCCGGTGCCCAGTTCCGGCTCTTCGCCGACAGCGCGGACCTGGACGTCGTACGGGCCCTGCACCTGGACCTGACCCACCGTCCGCTGCCGGATGGTTCGCCGCTGCCGGGGCGCGCCTTCGTGGTGGAGAACTACTCCCCGCTCACCCTGCTGCGTCCCGCCCCCGACGGACGTGAGCTGGCCTGGCACGCGGAGGACGACCGGGCGCCGGGCCGGGAGATGCGGGGGCTGTGGGCACGCCATGTGTCCCGCCGCGTGCGGGAGCGACTGCGGCGGCCGGCCGGAGCCGGAACCGGACGCCTGGTCGGGGCCACCGTGTCCGTGCCACCGCCCTCCCCCGCCACGCCCTACCGCTCCCCCGCCCTCGCCAACGCGCTCCCCGACGAGGTGTCCGACGACAAGAAAGTGAGCAGCTGCTGA